A DNA window from Delphinus delphis chromosome 6, mDelDel1.2, whole genome shotgun sequence contains the following coding sequences:
- the LOC132427382 gene encoding interferon alpha-1-like has translation MAPTVSLLLALVLLSCNSNCSLGCDLPQTHSLANTRALMLLRQMRRISPFSCLKDRNDFGFPQEAFGGNQFQKAQAIAVVHEMIQQTFQLFSTEGSAAAWDETLLDKFCTALYQQLTDLQACLMQEAGLEGTPLLKEDSILAVRKYFHRITVYLQEKKYSPCAWEIVRAEVMRSFSSSRNL, from the coding sequence ATGGCCCCAACCGTGTCCTTACTCCTGGCCCTGGTGCTGCTCAGCTGCAACTCCAACTGCTCTCTGGGCTGCGACCTGCCTCAGACCCACAGCCTGGCTAACACGAGGGCCCTGATGCTCCTGCGACAGATGAGGAGAatctcccccttctcctgcctGAAGGACAGAAATGACTTTGGATTCCCCCAGGAGGCGTTTGGAGGCAACCAGTTCCAGAAGGCTCAAGCCATCGCTGTCGTCCATGAGATGATCCAGCAGACCTTCCAGCTCTTCAGCACAGAGGGCTCGGCTGCCGCTTGGGATGAGACCCTCCTGGACAAGTTCTGCACTGCACTTTATCAGCAGCTCACTGACCTGCAAGCCTGTCTGATGCAGGAGGCGGGGCTGGAAGGGACTCCCCTGCTCAAGGAGGACTCCATCCTGGCTGTGAGGAAATACTTCCACAGAATCACTGTCTATCTGCAAGAGAAGAAGTACAGCCCTTGTGCCTGGGAGATTGTCAGAGCAGAAGTCATGAGATCCTTCTCTTCATCAAGGAACTTGTAA
- the LOC132427386 gene encoding interferon alpha-13-like, which yields MAQIYLLVAGVLLCSIPAYSLGWNLPRSHSQENKDVFQHLEQLQRIPSQWCLKDRTDFKFPWKRENITPIQVTQGTCHHHLMLQQIFNLFTTEDSRAAWNNTLLDKLLSSLHLRLHRLEQMKKDNLDCRDLGRAAREYFHGIHVYLKAKEYSPCAWEVVRVEIKRCLSLM from the coding sequence ATGGCCCAGATCTATTTGCTAGTGGCAGGAGTGCTGCTCTGCTCTATCCCTGCTTACTCTCTTGGCTGGAACTTGCCTAGAAGCCATAGCCAGGAAAACAAGGACGTCTTCCAACATTTGGAACAGTTGCAAAGAATCCCCTCTCAGTGGTGCCTAAAGGACAGAACCGACTTCAAATTTCCTTGGAAAAGAGAGAATATCACCCCAATCCAGGTGACTCAAGGCACCTGTCACCATCATCTGATGCTCCAGCAGATCTTCAACCTCTTCACCACAGAGGACAGCCGTGCTGCCTGGAACAACACCCTCCTCGATAAACTTCTCTCTAGCCTTCATCTGAGGCTGCACCGACTGGAGCAGATGAAAAAAGACAATCTGGATTGTCGAGATTTGGGACGTGCTGCCCGGGAGTATTTCCATGGAATCCATGTCTATCTGAAGGCAAAGGAATACAGCCCCTGTGCCTGGGAGGTTGTCAGAGTGGAAATTAAAAGGTGCCTTTCCCTTATGTAA